The Methanobacterium sp. sequence GAAACATCTTTTATCAATGGAGGATGCCCGGGATGAAGTGGATGAAATACTGAATCTTGCAGGGAAATTTAAAAAGGGGGAAATCCCTGGAGAGCCGTTAGCCAAAAAATCACTGGCAATGATATTTGAAAAGGCATCTACAAGAACAAGGGTATCTTTTGAAGTAGGCATGTATCAGCTAGGTGGAAACGCTCTTTATCTATCAAGAGATGACCTGCAGCTTGGCCGTGGTGAGATAATAGAAGATACGGCCAAAGCCATGAGTAGATATGTTGATGGCGTGATGATACGGGCCATAGAACATGATGATGTTTTAGAATTTTCACAAAATTCAAGTGTACCTGTAATAAACGGGCTTACAAACAGAGAACACCCCTGCCAGGCATTTGCAGACCTTTTAACAATATATGAAAGTAAAGGAAGCTTTGATGTGACGTTGTCTTACATTGGGGATGGTAATAATGTTTGTAATTCCTTATTATTTGCATCTGCATTTGTGGGTATGGATATGAATGTTGTATGTCCTTCAGACTACAAACCAGACTTTGAAATTGTTAAAAAAGCCGAAGAATATGCAGAAATGTCAGGTTCAAAGATAAAAATTACTGATAACATTGAAGAAGGACTTAAGGGCTCTGATGTTATTTATACAGATGTTTGGGTGAGTATGGGTGATGAAGCTGAAACATCTAAACGAATTAATGATTTAAAAAATTATCAGGTGAATAAAGAGGCTTTAAAACTTGCAGATCCAGATGTTATTGTGTTGCATTGTCTCCCAGCTATAAGAGGTCAGGAAATCACAGATGATGTTATTAATTCTGATCATTCTGTAATCTGGGATCAGGCTGAAAATAGATTGCATGCTCAAAAGGCAATTCTTTACAAGCTTTTAAAGGATTAAAATAGTTTATCTTTAATTTATTTGGCATTATTTTTTTATACTTTTAGACGTATTGATAGTTAAAGAAAATGTTTCATAAGTATTTGCAGTAATAATACTTTGGATCATTGACATTTATTTTGATTTATATTAATTATTATTAGATGGCATTTATCACCTTAAAAATTATGTATATGCTATTAAACCGTTTATTGAATATTATAAATGTTTAAATTATTTTTTATGTAAATATAATGTATTAAACAGGTATTTTAAGCTTTTTTATTACTAATAATAATTTATTCTTATTTTTAGTTAGCGCTATCACTTATTTTACCTATTAAATCATTAATATGGTGTTTTATAAGGTAAGTAAACCATAACTTTAAATACTTATTTAATATATATCAGTAATAACGAATTAATTAATAAAAAATTAATAGGGAGTGGTAATATGACTGATGAAACTAAAGAAAAATTAGTTGACGCGGCTTTAAAACTGTTTGCAGAAGAAGGATATGTCGGAACTAAAACAAGAATTATAGCTCATGAAGCAGGTTTTAGTGAAATGACATTGTTCAGAAAATTTAAAACTAAAGAAAATCTATTTGACACAGTTTTGGTAGAAAAGAAGGAATTGATACTGGATGAAATATATTCAATATTTAATAGAAATAAAGTAAAAGACCCGGCAGAGTCTTTTAGACTCCTAATTGAATATTTTTACAGATTAATTGAAGACCATTTCCAATGCATCAGTATATATGTTAATGAAAGACGTAGAGTGTCTGATAGCATTCTTGAAGAATTTATTGACCATTTAAGCCAGTATTTAGAAAGAAAATATCCAGAAATTAAAATTAACAGCAGAGTATTTGCTTTTAATATACTATCATTTTTATATCTGCTTATACTGGATAAAAATATGGGATATAGTTTTGTTGATCATGAAAAAGCAGTTAAAGAATTTATAGAGTATAATAAAGCTTTTCTTATTTAATATTATAACAATTTTTTATTGTATAATTACTCAAATAAAAACTTATTAAGTTATGTAACAGGATTGTTACAGATTTTTATCTGATGAGTAAACAGATGATAAAATCATGGAAGCAGATTTGAAATTTTGTTCCTGAAAATGGATATGCAGGCGCTGGAACCAACTTATAGTTGAAAAAGCTGGTTTCAGTGAAATGACATTGTTCAGGAAGTTTAAAACTAAAAAAAATCTCTTTAACATGGTTTTAGTACGAAACCAGGAGAAGATTTTGAAGGATTTTGATTCAATTTTTCTTAATGAAGAGTTTGAAAATACCAGAGATTTTTTAGAATCATTAATGGATAAACTTGTTGATGTAATCGACAATAACTATGAATTTGTTAAAATATTTCTAAATGAAAGATGTAGAATGACCGAGACAGTTATAGAGACATTTATAAAACATTTGGGAGAATACATCCAAAAAAAGCTCCTAATGATAAAATAGATTATCAATTATTGGCATTTACAATTTTAGTTTTTGTATACTTCCTGATTTTTGACAGACGTCAAGGGCGTCATTCTGTAGATCATCAAAAAGCAATAGAAAGATTTGTAGATCATTCTACATTAATGCTTGAAGCTTAAACAATTTTAATCTGTAACTATTTTTTTTACATGGAGTTAGGGGCATTAATTCCAAGCAGTTCAAGACAATT is a genomic window containing:
- the argF gene encoding ornithine carbamoyltransferase; this encodes MKHLLSMEDARDEVDEILNLAGKFKKGEIPGEPLAKKSLAMIFEKASTRTRVSFEVGMYQLGGNALYLSRDDLQLGRGEIIEDTAKAMSRYVDGVMIRAIEHDDVLEFSQNSSVPVINGLTNREHPCQAFADLLTIYESKGSFDVTLSYIGDGNNVCNSLLFASAFVGMDMNVVCPSDYKPDFEIVKKAEEYAEMSGSKIKITDNIEEGLKGSDVIYTDVWVSMGDEAETSKRINDLKNYQVNKEALKLADPDVIVLHCLPAIRGQEITDDVINSDHSVIWDQAENRLHAQKAILYKLLKD
- a CDS encoding TetR/AcrR family transcriptional regulator, giving the protein MTDETKEKLVDAALKLFAEEGYVGTKTRIIAHEAGFSEMTLFRKFKTKENLFDTVLVEKKELILDEIYSIFNRNKVKDPAESFRLLIEYFYRLIEDHFQCISIYVNERRRVSDSILEEFIDHLSQYLERKYPEIKINSRVFAFNILSFLYLLILDKNMGYSFVDHEKAVKEFIEYNKAFLI